The genome window GCTGTTGGCATTGTGACATGACTGAACATGGCCCCTCTGTTAGATTTCATCTACCATCTTGGTGAATAAATACTGGTCTTTTATTATTGTGTCATTTGCTGACATTTTAATGATCTCAATGGAAACATCTAATTGGCAAAGTCTAGGCCACATAACTGACTACACATTAGCTGCTGTCCCATCAGCTTCTATGCTAGGAAGTAGGGGAATGCAGCCAACTGAAAGAAACATCCCAGAAAACTGTTCTTACCAAGGCACCAAGGCATGAGCCTGCACAGTGAGCAGGTGGATTTTCTTGGACAACTGTCAGATGAGTTCCAGGTAAAAAGGAGAGAGTTTTGAGGGCAATAAGAAAGTCTGTGGTTCAATTGCAAAGAGCTTTGTATGCCAGGATCAAAAATGGGACTTTATCCAGGAGAAAATGTGCATATTATTTCTCTAACCAGATCATAAGTTCCTCAATGGtttaaaaggataaaatgttTATCCCTCCACTCGCCACATCATCCCATACTGCCAACTGCAGACATACATAGCAGCAGGTTCAGTGCTTTGTACATTGCAGTCAGTCAATAAAAATCCTTTTAAGTAAAGCAGAATATAAGGGAGTACAAACTGATATTGGTTCAcagtaaaagaatataaataaaagtcaCAAGGCTAGACAAgcttagaaaattagaaagaggTTTATTCTTCCCATACTCTCCTATTTTCCCTTTCAGGATCCTGGATACACCTTTTCATACACTTCTCCCCTTTCCTAGAAAGTATCCAGAGTAATGGAAGAAATAGTACTTAAGTATGGGGTCACACATGCTCTActgcttaccagctgtgtgaccatgggtcAGTCCTTAACCTTtgtgatcctcagtttcctcattcacaAAGTGGGACTCATATAACTATCTCACTATTGTGACAGTAACTTGATAGGGAAGTCTGTTTCTTCCGCATCTGCATTCCCCTTACTGAGGCATAAAATCCAGTCCGGACCTCTCAGTAATTCTCCAATGCTAcagaattcattttcttccttctccccagcCCTTGAACCCTTGCCTGTCCTTATGTTCTCACCTACCATAGGCATCTTAAAGGAGGTAATTTGTGATCGAAATGAATGAAACTTTAATTGTGCAATTAGAGGCAGTTAGAGAGTTATTTTTATCAGGGCATTCCCAGGGGCATTTCTATAACATTAACAGGAATCACTTATGCATAAGAATACATATGCTAGGTAATAAGAGATTTTACCTAGTAatgtataaatttaataaatcatGAGGAAGCAGAATATCACAGAGAGTAACAGCACGATCTCTGGAGCCTATCCACTTCTGTGAAAATCTTGGCTCCACCACTCACCAgttgtgtgatcttaggcaagttactaaacactctgtgtctcagtttcctcatctgaaaaagggGCGATAGCATCTATTGTATTAGgtcataaacaaataaaattagttaatatatTAAAGTCCTTAGAACAGTACCAGAGTCAGAACTGAAATCAGTTGATTAAAATGATTAAGAGGAAGgtccttaaatatataaaaaagatacaTATTCTTTTACTATtacccctttttaaaatttaaaacagctaAACCTATAGTGTATGCAGATTTGCAAACTATGACTCAGAGATAAACACCTCATGCTCCTAACAAATGAAGGTGAGGCACACGAAGATTTATTAGGTGTGACACATATAGTCTCTTTCTCATGcattgagaagaaaaatagatgacccaagccagacaaagacatcttTAGCCTCTCTCTCAgtccctctctttccctctcttgtgCACACACAACaatctttcttctgtatttcttcTACACTAGCTCCATATCCTTTTGTCTGGAGTACCATAAATTTTTACACAAATTGAATTTATAACcactttatatatgtgtatatataatttataaccACCAAATCGAATTTATAAGCCACacttgtttccttatctgtaaaatggaaacaataataaaatagtaccTACCTTGTATCACTATTGGGGGGATTAAATGAtactgcaaaatattttaaactatgttTCTTACAACAACCTATAACACCTATTTtgcctgttttgcagatgaacGATTGAGACAAGAAAATGTTAAGATACTTGCACGAGATGATTAGGAGACAGAGCTACTTCTATTGAGCATCTGTAAAGGGCTAGAGACATAAGAGTTTTCAGCTCATCTAATCCTCGTGACAACCCCTCAAAAGGGCATTATGATTATTTCAaaactgaggaaactgaagcccaataAGCACTGGAAGCTTATGCAAGATTTTAAAGCTAGTAGATGGCAGAGCTACGATTTAAACTCCAGTTTGCCCACCTAAAAtgccatgtttctttttttcttggtttttcaaaCTTCATCACTCTCCAGTAGTTAGAATCATGTAAAATCAATACAGAATAGGTCAAAAACGGTCAAATTTGGCAATGTGTATTCAGAAATGAGCTGTACAGAAATTATTGCAACTCTTTACTACCACTCttgcttctcttcttttcctttcctttctttcccaaaTTCACAGTTTAACATACTCCAGGTTTTGATGCTGATTGAAAAAAGTACCATTAGGAAGGATTTTGGAGGTATATAGGATATGGTCTCTACTCTCAGATGACTACAGTCTAGTTGGGGAGATACAATAATCACTCAAGAAATGatcagagggaaggagggacggagagagggtggtcagtggctGCAAAACTGTAGAGAGATAGGGAAAATAAGGTGTCGTGTTCTATAGCATTATAGGGAGATtatagtcaacaacaaattactgtataacttcaagtagctagttgagaggatgttgaatgttcccaacacaaagagctgacaaatgtttgaggtgatggaaatgctaAACACCCTGACATGATAACTGCACATAGTGTAAATGTACccaatatcatattgtactccatagatatatacaattattttggatcaattatgaaaaaaaaatatttcagagacagaagtagattagagattATCAGAAACCTCAAAGAGGGGGAAGGAATAAtaagaagttattgcttaatgagtacagagtttatgtttaagatgatgaaaaagttttggaaatagaggtagtggTCATTTTAATTAATTCCACAGAATTGTATGtctaaaaatgcttaaaatggaaattcttatgttatatgttgtactgcaataataataataataataataacaacaacaacaaaaagaatcgATCAATGAAGGGGAGATTCAACTGACTATCAATCAATTAATATTCATGTGTCGTGCCCTGTGTTTGCCTCTAGTGGATGCAGTGATAAGAAAAAGagacatggtttttgtcctcatAAAGCAATGGCACAGAGActagcaaataaataattaaataattgcagatgtaaaatattttcagagtgcctttcagttcttttctcttttggctaAACATCCCACCTAGACAAGTCCTGCTCCTTTGGACCCTGTCCTGAGGTCCCCCTGCAGGGCCTTCCCTGACTTCAGTGAGGTGCATGGTGACCAGTTAATTTTAGAAGCAGCCTGTATTGATTACACAGACTACCACTTCTTTGTCTTTGAAGATGacttttcttacagttctggattAGAGCCATACCCTTAATGTGAAACAAATATGTTATTATACAGGGTGGGCTCATTCTCTCTGTGAGAGACTGCTTGCTTACAAATGAGTATCTAGCTTTGGGGAACTAAATAAAGAATGTAATTAACAACCTTCtccttaaaacataaaattacgaACCACAGCAGGCTCGGTTACAAGCATGCTCATGATTTAGAGGAAGTCATATATATTCTTGATGTTTCTTATGCCAGTGATGAAAACCATGTAGCCACTGGGTGGAGCACACAAAAGAGGATTTAATTATGAGGATAAACCCCCAGATTTAACCACCGAAAAAATGAAACTCTTTAATTTCACTCTCTTTATACTCATGGTTAAAATCATATACAAATTACTTACTTTCAAAATAGACTATGTTTTCttaagcatattttttaaaaggtctgACCAATTTTAGTGTACATAAATTGTATACCTTCCTTCACTAACTTGAAGCATCTGTATTTCAATCACATTTGGTTTTGCATTTAATCCAAGTTTTAAGAAGTCTTTTAGAATTTTAGTAGTAGGTATATTTCTGGGAACACAAATTGGCCAGAACCATATTTGAATCCAAGCATCAAATCATCTTTTAATGGAAACCTACTATTTCTCAGAAGGTTTATATTACTGCCATGGCACTAAAGGTCATTTGAATATTGCTTAATGGAGAACTTTAATCAATAGGCGATTCCATTGGCTCTTCCCATTGGAGTTTCTTCCCTTGCTTTAAGCAATATCTGTATTTACATTATTATGAATCATGTACTTCATTTTAAAGTTCAgaaattttagtattttctccATAGGTTACTAAAAGTATTACAGACTGACAGAAATAAATCCtttcatgaaaattaaagaaatgaagatatatttaATAATAGAAGGGCCCAGCTTCTCCAAAACTCTACCACTTAAAATCAACTCAACAATGACaagaaatgcaataaaataaaaatggtattgcATGGTTCAATATTGGCCAAGTGAAGACAGGAGTTACTATATTCAATTCACCAAAAATTAggaattattttctcaattttacaaataagaaaactgaggctcagagaggttaagagactcATCAAACATCACAcagttaaaaaatgagaaagctaaGATTTGAAATCAGTTCCCTCAAGCCAATGCACTCTCCATTAAACAACATTGCCcagttggaagaaagaaaattagctaACAGGCTGTTGTAGGAATCAAGGAGGGAGACAGTAAAGTGATAGCagcaggaaaaagaggaagcaataaattttagaTGTTTCCCCAAAATTACCCACTGTGACTTCTGGctagataaaataattttcaataactGATGAGtgagacattttaaaagaagatatgacaacaaaaatttgtagtttaaatataatttattaaaatattgaacaAAATCAAAGCTGACTTGTTTTCGCCTTGAAAAGCAATATGGTGATTAAGAACATGAGGTGTGGAATTAGGCTATCCTGGATCCAAGCTCTTGCTCTGCCTTTTAATACCAGTGCAATTCTGGATGGTTATTTAATCTCTTTTACCTGTTTCCtcaatgattaaaaaatatatatacatacatatatatatatgtatatatatgtacacacacatacacacacatatatatatataataatgctGATTTAGTGTGGACTTCCCCTAATAGCAGAGCCTGAGAAAAGACTTGTGTATAGGAAGATTATTTTGGGAAATGATCCTTAGGAAGAGGAGTAGGGGGCTGGAAAGAGTCAGCCATGAAATGAAGGAAAGCCAAAGCCTATGTTTCTGAACTGactaccactgtgggaaaatgggGGTCAGTCCCTCTAGAGGAGGGACCCTGAAAAGCTGTGTCAAATGCATGTCACAATTGCCCCTCCAAAGAATGGAAAAGTGAAAAATGGGAAATGTATTTATCCATCATCCCTTATTGGTCAGAGCTGCCCCATGATGTGCTAACTTCCTCCTACTTACAGGCGTGCACATACGTCAGGGTAGAGGTGTGATATGCATACCCACATTGTGTTGGTGCAGAAACCCCGAGGCAGAGAGTCAAAAGTACCCAATAGAGTACGGCAAGGTCCTGTCAGAGTATATGTGATCATAATTTAATTGTCATAGTAAAGACCAGAGTACAAACAtgaaccaaaaaaccaaaatgatagGAAGTTATCAGTAGTTGTTAGGAGCAAATGGATGGAATGAGGTCACTGACTGCAAAGGTGCATGTGGTACTTTTTAGAAATGTTCTATACCATGTTACTTTTTAGAAATGTTCTATACCATGtatgtggtgatggttacataaGTGTATACATATCACAAAATTTATCTAATTGCACCATATAATTGgtaaatttaattgtttttatgattataattcatataaattgtacttaaataaagttgattttttttaaaggagtgagTCAAGGTGTGCAGCAGATATAGGGGGTTCTAGTGATAAGTACCTACTTCATACCATCATGAGGATTCAGTGTAGTAATATATGCAAAGCACATTGATTGACACAGAGCAATTATTCAAATAGTAGTAGCTACTATTATTGTTTCACTAACTAGAGATAATCCTGGTGATTTTGAAAGAAGTAAAAGAGTTAGGAAGTTGAACTAGTTTGAGGGAAGACTGATTTAGTCACAGATTAGTACCAATTAGGGTAATATTAGAACATACAAGTGACTTGcaaattttgtttaataattaaaaaggTTTCAATGAGAAGTTAAGTGTGGAGCTGAATATTTGAGTGAGAGAATCTAAATGATAGTTAATGGAAAAGAGTAAATAAGAACAACAATGAAGACTTTGGTTAAAGACAATGGAAGGGCCAAGGAACTAACAGAGGAtccaaaagaaagatgaaaactaacatttacttaatgtctactatgtgccaaagaCAACATTGTTACTTAATTTTCATAACCATACCATTTGGTAGATGTGGTTGTTTCCATTATATAGATTAGGATCTTAAGGTTTAGAGAGGTTAACCTACTAGCTCAAGGTTATGCAGCCACTAGGTGGCTGAGTGAGGATACAAAACTGTCACAGATTTGCCTGATCCAGAATGGTCTGACTTTAATGTCCATACTCTTTATTCTACATCATATTGCATGAAGAATGGGAGAGGCAGAGTTATGAGAGGACACTCAGAATGGAGCAGGTCTTAAAAACCATTGTGGGAGGCTTGGAAAGAGGCACTAGATTTAATGACTGATACAGGGCAGAGGATAACCTTTGCAGGAACAGTTTCTTTCAGTGGCATGGTAGGGTTCACCAAAAGATTTGATGAAAATGTACAGCAAGTGGATGTAGACTCTTTGACGGAAAAAGCTTATTTGTGAAAGATCAGAGGGAAACTGCAATACAGATGTATCCACTCAAGGCCCAGAGTCCAGATTCTTACCATTTGATGTTGCCAGATTTGAGTTCATTTTTTGGTCCATGTTTACAtgtatgccaaaaaaaaaaaaaaaaaaaaaccccacaaaaaactcCCCAAAACAATGCTAAGCATCTGCCATTTAAGCCAGAGGATATGATTATACTAAAGGACACTTGTTACTACAGGAATACAATAGCACTAAAGCAGAGATAGATCTTTGCTCTCCTCTTCTTATCATTTGCTGCCATGGGTGGCCAAAGGTCCAGTAACTATCTTCAGAGGAAAGTCAGGCTGATGATCAGATGGTGAAGTGAATTCCTGAATTGCTGTCTCTAACTCTGCTGACTCTAGTAGTTTCTTTAggtaaattttatagtttctttagaattattaaAGTTCTCAGAATGGCACTTGGTACTTTCAGAGCCACAAGCCACTCCAAGTATATAATACAATTACTGTCCCTGATGCTTGAAAGCAAAGTGCATTGGAGAAGTCAGCTACTAGCTGGATTCAGGCAATAGGAAATTTGACATTAAGACTTGGTCATATTCGTTTGACAAAATGGTTGAGAAACTTTTTGTGTTAGGCACCATTCTAGGTGTCACAGATACAACAGTGAAGAGAACAGATAAAACCTCagccttcatggagtttatacacaaataaatgtgcacaagcaaataaataaaaagtcagaaAGTGATAACTGCTATGAAGACAAATAATACAAGATAAGCAGATAGTGATGTGGGTTGTTTTTATCTCAGTGTGGTCAGCAAAATTCTTTCCAAGGAAGTGATATTTGCATGGAAAATTGAATGATGTAAGAGAGTGAATCATCTAGAATTTGTGTGAAGATCTTTGTGAGGAgaggaagagcaagtgcaaaggccctgtgatGAGAAAGTGCTTGTTGTGTTTGTTGTGCTTGTTGTGTTAGAGGAAGACACAATAAGACAGCATGACTGGAGTGTACTGGGGAATGGAGAGAGAGCGATGGAAAATAATGGAGATTTAACAATGCCCAGATCATATAAATACAGTTTTTGCAATCTTATCGACAAGAAATGTGTTAGGATTTTCCCGTGTGTGTGATACAAAGCCACTGGAAGACTGAAAGTAAGGGTGTGTCATTTATAACCTCAGTTGTTGTCACAAACAGGCATGGGAAAGATCAATGCTtccatgttctttattttttgcagACAGTTCCCAATGATCTTTTTAGTGAGGGAACCAATGGCAGTTTTTTAGTTACAAGGCAGAGGAGAGATGCCACCTTAGGCATTTAGACTGGCAAATATCAAGCATTTACGTGAGAGTTAAGTATTAAACCAGCTTTTCTGATGACCACTATGGTTGAGAGGTCCCATGGGACTCTATAAAGAGTTCTCACCAAGAAGcctttcaccagatgtgctccttggaccttggacttcccagcctccaaactgtaagaaatagtctctttatacattatccagtttcaggtattctataaTCAGTAACAAAAAGCTGACTAATATACCTTAGTAtaagacataaaaaataagaaaaggtgcTACCAGATGTTAGTAATAATTGATACAAAGGCTGAAATCATTTGGAGGACTAGTAAAAGACTTTTGGGGCTCAATACAATACTTAACTGTGTGTTCAATTACATCAAAGAACATGTATTCATTATTCAGAATATAATTCCAGAAATGTGTGGTTGAAGACTGTGTTCAGAGAGGCAGTGTGTAATGATGGAGGAAATAAACAGATCCTAAAATTATGAATGGATAAGcaacataaaatatttcagtgatacaaatacagcaaatatttcttaaaatataaaaagctgaGGATAAGATGTAGATCTTTATTAAAAGAAGACAACCGATTTTCCACTTTTTAAGGAAGTTTAAAAGGAAgtttataaaatataagcaaattcagcattaaaacattttatttaattttggctAAAATTTTCAACACATAATGTATTCTCATACATGTTACTTCAAATACAGTACAGaatcaagaaatataaaacaagtaattatataaaattatagaaaaacattattattgcctttattttaatttagtctACATGGAACAAAGATTCTACCCATCTGTTCCCTCACAATATCCACAGCACCTAGCAGAATACCTGACATATAGGAAGAGCAATAAAACACACTCATGTTGCAGAAATTTTATTAGAACCAAACAATGATTAATAATCAAgaggtaaaaaacaaataattctatTATAATTAGTCACTTATTACAACTAAATGTAAGTCTATTGCTTGACAAGTTGTGTTAGTtcgtttccattgcttataacagaatatttgaaattgggtaatttataaggaaatgaaatttgtttcttaaagttttggaggctgggaagtccaacatccaaggaacacatcttgTGGGGGCCTTTTTTTGGTGGGAACTCTTTACAGAAACACAGGGTGTCACTTGGcaaaaatgggctgagcaagagaaagctaacctACTTACTGCTCTCCTTATACAGCCATCCATCAGAACCATGGCCATGAACACTCATTAGAACATCAACCCATTACTTcacaaatggatcaatccattcaccagggcaccatcctcacaatctaattgaGACAGGATAGGGCCTGTGAACCAAATTGATCACATTTTCCCTACAAAGGACTTTTTGTTACCTATTCACTCCTCAGTCATGATACCCCCAGGACACATGACTACCCTATGGCCTTGATAAAAGTAACTGAAAGAGACTGGTTGGGCATAaccaccctgataaaataaaccaCCTGATaaaaagaggggaagaaaaattcactgagttgcaaaaccccttcccaaaggcttgttaaaatataactgttagctttgtttaaaacttatcattatctacctattctttcttttccctgtaattgtaaaaattaaattacagattATCCTTAAGACCCCTCTAGGAGTTCCCACGTGctcacaaagcttcaaggtgactgctacaaagACCCTCCTGGGATGGTgataatgaacaccaccaccatcttggacctaacTGAACAGTTGCAAGAACCAAAACCCTCattgagcatgcacccatgatgcaaacaggaagaacagaatggacttCCTCCAGAGGAAAAGAATGATGGTGCTGGCCTATacccctcccctcctttccctttAAAGgacctgaacagctcccctcagaAGGCTAGCTTCTCTGTAGCTatctcccttatgcataagtctaccTCCTCTTTTAAGAAAGCACTGCTTGCTctactgctgggtgcattgttcatttttatgactttggaatccaagagcctaatttggtaacatcatcacctcttaaagactctacctttcaagtaccataattggatttctcacacTATTAACACtcttacagtggagattaagttaactatacatgaacttttagggaGCACATTTAATCCATAACACGTGTGTATTCACCTTTCAAACACAATTCCAAAATACATCAAGTAAGGAATTGCCTATAGTCGCTTAACCAAAATTCACCTATTCCTAGAGGTTTAGGTAGGGAAGAGATAGCAAGGTatagaaaaaaaagtgatttccAGTTCCATAGTTAATCATGACTTTCACCAGAACTCTTCTCTGCAGGCCCGTTTCCTGTTCTGCAAAAGATGATTCTCACTCCTAAAATGTcaatagaatgggaaaaaaatacagtagcacaaaaataaagaaaggtcAAGTCTCTGGTCACCTTGTTCTTATTCTCAAATTACCCCATCCCTGCTGCAGACTCAGTCACTCCCTCCCCAGCACTCTCCAGACTCAACTCTGACCTCTACTTCACCTTTAGTTCTTCATCACTCATCTAGTTTCCCCGCTACTAGACGATGATAATTCTTCTTACCTCCCAATTATTGCTGAGCTGGCAGTTCCATAGGGTCTAAAAAACAGAACCAATTCAGAGGGGCCTTTGAGGAAGGGGACTACCCATTCTCCTTGAGGCTGAAGTTCTCAGGGGCTCTACGGACCCTTTGAGGTGGAGCAGGGCTCAATGTGATATGGGTTAACTTTAAGAGCagctaaatttttaaaaccttctgTGCCAAACACTTTACACTGTGTTCTAACAACATTCCTAGGAGGTGGGTACTAATATTCTCATATAAAGATGTGAAAACTGAAGCTTACAGAAACGTGCCCAACACTATCTGGCTTTTTAAGAAACAGGCTGACTTTAATCCTGTTCGGTGTCCAAAAAGCGGGCAGTGGCTGGAGAAAAGCTAATACCCACGCACAAACGCCGGAGACAAGGGGCTGCTAGAACCTTGGAGACCCCGGGCACGCGCTGGTCTTAAAGGGGAGGGTTTCCTTTAAGGGAGGGGGACTTTTTCTCACCCGACAAAAAGTAACTCCCCAACCGGGAGGGGGTTGTCTCCGAGTGGCACCGCGGTGGGCGGGGGGCCAGGCGATGGATGACGACCCGGCTAACTGGCTGAGGGAGCATGTGGCCCACCAGTGGGGatcggaggaggaggagggttcGGGGAGAAGGGAGTCGGCAACCTCGGAGAACCAGGAATCCTGGATATGGGTAGACCCGGTGGACTGGGACCAGCGAAGCCTGTTGAGATTGGAGCTGGTCGGCCAGGAGAGCTGGGAGGCGGCGGTCCCCGAGGAGGGGCGGGAGGCGGGACccgaagaggagagagaggcagcgAAGCCATGGCCGGCGGGTTCGGACAACCCGAGTGGAGAGGAGGGGGCCGGCATCGAGCCAGCGCGGCCGGAGGGCAGGGGGACGGCGCTGCCCGAGGGTGGGGCGCCAGCGGGTCTTGAGGTCGAGAGGCGGGGAACGAGGGACTCCGCGGACTGGAAAGAAAAGCGGAGGGAGGACAGGAGTAGAAAGGACCCAGACAAGCGCAGGGAGGACAGGCAGCCGGGAGCCCGGAACGAGTACCGGGAGAAGTCCTTTGAGAACGTCCAGGAGTGCTGCCGGGAGAACGCAGTGGCGCGCAGGGCCAACGGCGCGGAGCAGGTGCAGCGGGAGTGGAAGTACCGGCCCGAGAAGAAGCCCTCCTGGCCCAAGGCCCCAAGGACATCGGAGtccgaggaggaggagggggaatgCAGCGGAGGGAAGGCCACCCTGCCCGGTGCCCAAAAGCAGTTACGGCGGTCCACGGTCAGATTCAGTATCGGCCCCAAATCTCCTCACCTCCAGTTGCCGGTGTCCGTCGTCCGCTGCCTCTCGGGCGTCAGTGTCATTAACGAGCTGGCGAAGATGGGCGACCCAGATCTCCTGGAAATAATGGAGGAGGAAGGTAGGAGCCCGCCGAGAGGCGCCACAGCAGGGCTGGGGTGAGCGCGTGGACCCCGCCATCCCCGGCGCAGGGACCCCGGGGGACGTTGGCGGCCTTGCGGCCTGTGTCCCAGGGACGTTCGATGCGTGGCGTGTCCTGCGCGAGACAGGAACTGTAGGACAGACAATCCCCGCCCGGGGTGGGTGGAGTGGGTTAGGGCCCGCGTGGTTTTTCCTGCTGCTCCCGAACACCCCGACATGCGACCTGTGACCTCTACGATGTGGGACCACAGCACCTAAGTAATTCAGAGAAGTGAGGCCAGCGCGCTGGGCGAGTGCTCTTCGATGCCTGGGCCTCTCAATGCCAAAGACAGCCGCAGCTTAAGAGTGTATGACAGAGAGCCCACGCGTAGCGAGCTGGCACTTGAGTCTTTGTGTCTCCCTTTCTTTGCAGATTACTGATCATGCTTTGAGGTGCTTGTTAATtatgggagaggggagaggcagCCCCTCAGGGTCCATCAGTTTGAGATACATGTGCACTTGGGAACGCTGCtgcttttaaaaaacagctttcaTTGAACCCGTTGAGAAATATTTGTGCGTTGTTTGCTAGGGCCTTTGCATAGACCCATATTCTGTGGATCTATTATAGTACACACATTTTCctaaaaatgcacatatttttcttcttctatctcCAGGACCCTTAAAgacactgtatttttaaatcatgtttaaCATTGGATCTAAACATGGAAAGTTTTTTAAAGTGATAAAGATCTGAGCGTAGTC of Cynocephalus volans isolate mCynVol1 chromosome 4, mCynVol1.pri, whole genome shotgun sequence contains these proteins:
- the LOC134374805 gene encoding uncharacterized protein LOC134374805 isoform X2; amino-acid sequence: MSGCSGAAGKTTRALTHSTHPGRGLSVLQFLSRAGHATHRTSLGHRPQGRQRPPGSLRRGWRGPRAHPSPAVAPLGGLLPSSSIISRRSGSPIFASSLMTLTPERQRTTDTGNWRLRWSQSTGSTHIQDSWFSEVADSLLPEPSSSSDPHWWATCSLSQLAGSSSIAWPPAHRGATRRQPPPGWGVTFCRTLWNCQLSNNWEE
- the LOC134374805 gene encoding uncharacterized protein LOC134374805 isoform X1; this encodes MSGCSGAAGKTTRALTHSTHPGRGLSVLQFLSRAGHATHRTSLGHRPQGRQRPPGSLRRGWRGPRAHPSPAVAPLGGLLPSSSIISRRSGSPIFASSLMTLTPERQRTTDTGNWRLRWSQSTGSTHIQDSWFSEVADSLLPEPSSSSDPHWWATCSLSQLAGSSSIAWPPAHRGATRRQPPPGWGVTFCRVRKSPPPLKETLPFKTSACPGSPRF